A segment of the Neochlamydia sp. S13 genome:
GATGCTCAGGTAGGTGCGGCTGTACGCCAAATACATCAAGAATGTAGTAAGAACTTGGAAGAACTGGTAACCATACGTCCTATCATGCTAGAAAAAGAGGGAGCAATGGTTACAGTACCCAAAGGATATGATACTACAGCTATAAAAGTATCGGGCCAAGTTAAGGGAGAGCCTCCCTACCTAGGGACTATTGTTCACCAAGGCTGGAAAGCTCATAAACGATCTTTGCCTATGAAAATGGCAGAACAAGCCTCCGAAATTATTTGCCCTGCAGAAATTGAAGTTAAAGGATAATTAAAGAAACTATTTTTCTCTCTATATATTGTATATAAGGTATTTTAATCATGGTCTCTTCTAGCCATTATATTATCGGTATTGATCTTGGAACGACTAATTGTACTTTAGCTTATACGCAAGCTGATGATAATAGCTCCGTCATTCATCAATTTTCTATTCCACAGGTCATGGAGGCTACAACCTTAGGTGAGAGTAAAGCTCTTCCCTCTTTTTTATATTTTCCCTTATCAGAGGAGCTTTCTGCAATTCCTCTAGAGCTAGCAGATTTTTTTAGCTCTAATAAGTGTGTAGGATCGTATGCTCGTAATAGAGGGGCTGAGCTGCCTGCTCGGCTCATTTCATCAGCAAAATCCTGGCTTTGTCATCCTGGCATCAATCCCCATGCCCCCCTCCTTCCTACAGATTTGGACGAAGAGAGCTCAAAAATAAGTCCTTTGCAGGCTTGTTCGGAATTATTGCGGCACATGCGCTTAGCATGGGAAAAAAATATGCCGCAAGTTCCATTTAAAGAGCAGCAGATCCTAATTACGGTTCCTGCCTCTTTTGATCCGCGAGCTCGCCAACTTGTCGAAGAAGCTGCAGCTTTAGCAGAATATCCCGCTATTATTCTTCTGGAAGAACCTCAGGCAGCCTTTTATGCATGGTTGCATAGGCATGCCCAAAAATGGCGTAAAATCCTTAAAGTGGGAGATCATATTTTAGTAGTAGATATTGGGGGAGGAACTACCGATTTTAGTGTCATCTCCGTAATTGACCAAGAAGGAGAGGTAGGATTAAACCGCATTGCCGTAGGATCTCATCTATTACTGGGTGGAGACAATATGGATCTAGCGTTAGCTTACCTTGCAAAATCTAAATTAGAAGAGCAAGGCCATTCTATTGATGGGTGGCAGCTTAAAGCTTTAACACATGCTTGCCGGCAAGCAAAGGAACAACTGTTTTCGGCAGAGCCCTCTCAGCAAGTGGATATCACTATCATGGGGAGAGGACGTAAACTAATAGCCAATTCTTTAAAAACATTTATAACCTTGCCAGAAGCCCAAGAATTAATTTTGCAAGGTTTTATGCCTATAGTACCTCTCGAAGAGCGTGCTCATCATGAAAAACGTTTAGGCTTGCAGCAGATCGGCTTACCTTATGCGCAAGATGCGCGTATAACCTGTCAATTAGCTAAATTTTTGTCTATGACCGGTGAAAGTGAAAGCTCAAGCATGGATAATTTTCTAATGCCTACCGCTGTCCTCTTTAACGGGGGAACCATGAAAGCAGAAGCGTTTTGCCAAAGAGTGGTAGAGCAACTTAATTATTGGGCTACAAAAATGCATAGAGAAACGGTAAAAGTATTGGCAGACGGCGATCTGGATTATGCTGTGAGCTATGGAGCTGTTAGCTATGGGCTTGCTTGTCGAGGGCAGACCATAAGAATTAAAAGCGGTACAAGCCGCAGCTTTTATGTGGGCGTAGAAGAGGCTACCTTGGCCGTGCCCGGTATTACACCCCCTCTTAAAGCTGTGTGTGTAGTACCTTTTGGCATGGAAGAAGGCTCAGAACAAGATTTACCGGATCAGGAATTTGCCCTCGTAGTAGGACAGACAGCTACCTTTCGCTTTTTTAGCCATGCAACTAAAACGTTGTCCAGTGGTATAGAACCTTCCGTAGGAACCGTAGTTAAAAATTGGAAACAGGAGCTGACCGAGTTACCTAGCATGGAAGCCTGCCTAGACCGTATGGAAGGAGATGGAAAAGTGATTAATGTTAAGTTAAAGTCTCGGATGACAGAATTGGGTGTACTGGAGCTATGGTGTGTATCAGCAGATGGACGTCAATGGAAGCTGGAATTTGAAACACGTAAGGAAATAAATCCGTCTTGATGAAGTAGTTAGCTGCCAGCCAATAAAAAAGATTGAGGGGCCTTTTCTTTAAGTGACCTGAAGTTTTAGTTTTTTCATCCTGTCTTAAGTGCTTTGTATCTTAATTTTTACGCTTATCTTCTTGTAGGTAGCTTAAGGCTGGCTCTACCTGTAAAATTGCAAAAGCCCTGCAAGAAGCGGGTAGAGGCTTGGGTTAAGAAAATTTAATATTTAGGTTAGCGGGCAATAAGCTATTTACTTAGCTGTTAATAATCGGAGGGCATCTTGTTTCATGCGTAGATGTACACTGTAGAGGCCGTTGGCACGGCTAGGTGTTAGGCTAGCCCGAATACCCAAGTCTTCTAAGAATGTGGGTGCACAGGTTAAAATAGATTCTGGTGTCTCTCCATTATAGACATACACAAGAAGAGCTGCTAGCCCGGCAGAAATTAAAGCTTCAGACTCCACTTCAAAATAGACGTTTCCTTCTTTTAAAAAAGAGTGTAAATACATGGCACTTTGGCAGCCTTTAACAATATTCTCAGAGGTTTTACGATGGAGTTCCAGCTTTGTTAGTGTTCGACCCATTTCAATGATCTTTTTGTATTTAGACTCTTCATCAGGACAAGCTGCAAAAAGAGCTTTTAATTCGTTTTGCTTTCTTTCAAAGGTTGGTGACATAAGGAAACAACATTTTATCAAATTTAATATATAGCTCTACTATCTACTTTATCTTAAAGCTAAAAAATTTAAGAAATAGCAAACCTAACCAAGTTTAAATAAACTGCAGCTAGCAAGTTTTTGCAAAAAATAAAAGCTTTTAATTTATCGCCCCTTATTCTTTGAATAAAGAGCCTGCATTCTTTGAATAAAGAGCCTGCGTAAAGTGATTGACTATCCTAAGGAAATAATAGCTCTCCTATCGTTTATTTACCATATTAAATTTTTCTCTAGCTTTGTAGATTTCATAGGTCAGCCTTTAATCCTCTAGAATAATGTTTAACTTCTGTTCTCCTAAACTGAAAAATTAAAAAGAGGAATGTTTTTTTATCCTTATTCGCAAAGGGAAATAGGAATAGCTTAAAGGGACTAGTGAAGATAAAAGTACTGGTAAGTTACCTGCAGAAAGAGCTTGCAGAAGCCTGGTTTTAAATATTCATTAGGTCATGTAAGGATGTTAGGCAAAGAGAAGTGCAATCAAAAATTCTTAACAAAAGGTAGACGTTGAGTCCTTAAGCCTTAAGATAAATATAAAAACTCGTCCTTACAAGAAGGTGTTTGCAATATAGCAGAAAAGCTAGAAGGAGATTAGCCAAGTGATATCCCCCCAAAGTAAAATAATTTCCATGGATTATACATTTATGCTTGACATTTAACAAATTTGTGTTAATTTATTCTACACTAAATAAATCGTTTCTATTTCTTCAAAGACATAAACCCAAATATAGCATGGCAAAAGAAGATACTATTAAATTGGACGGCACTGTAGAAGAGCTGCTTCCAAATATGACCTTTAGAGTGTCCTTACAAAATGGCTTAAAGGTTATAGCCCATCTATGTGGAAAAATGCGAATGAAAAATATTCGTGTTTTAGTAGGAGATGTGGTGACTGTAGAGATGTCTCCTTATGATTTAACGAAAGCTCGGATAATTTTCCGCCAACGTTAAGAATATGGAAGATCCTGATAATTGTTGATCTTTTATATAAAAAAAGCTAAACTTTTATGCTTTTGAGTTTGCAGACAAAAATTGCTTGCCCAGATAGCTCAGTGGTAGAGCACTTGCATGGTAAGCAAGCGGTCGAAGGTTCAATTCCTTTTCTGGGCAAAAAAGAAAATAATAAATATATTAACGTCCTTACTGGAGTTTAACGGAGGATATAATGGCAAAACAATCATTTCAACGTAATAAGCCTCACGTAAACGTGGGCACTATTGGCCACGTCGACCATGGCAAAACAACCTTAACAGCCGCTATAACAAAAGTATTGGCTGAAGCAGGCGGGGCAACTTTTAGAGACTATGCTTCAATCGATAATACACCTGAAGAAAAAGCACGTGGTATCACTATCAACTCCACTCACGTGGAATATGAAACAGATGCTCGTCACTATGCACACGTTGACTGCCCAGGCCACGCTGATTATGTAAAAAACATGATTACTGGTGCTGCACAAATGGATGGTGCTATACTTGTGGTAGCTGCCACAGACGGTGCCATGCCTCAAACGCGCGAGCATATCTTATTGGCTCGTCAGATGCAAGTTCCTGCGATTGTTGTCTTTCTTAACAAAGTAGATATGCTAGGTGAAAGCGATCAAGAGTTACTTGACTTGGTGGAATTAGAATTACATGAGTTACTCGAATCTAAAGGCTATAAAGATGTGCCTATTGTTAGAGGATCTGCCTTAAAAGCTCTCGAAGGGGATGAAAAATATGTGGAAGCAGTTAAGCAGTTAATGCGTACTGTTGATCAGCAAATTCCTACACCTACACGAGAAATTGATAAGCCTTTCTTAATGCCTGTTGAAGATGTGTTCTCAATTTCTGGACGTGGTACAGTAGCTACTGGTCGTGTAGAGCGAGGAATAGTCAAATTAAACGATAAGTTACAGTTGGTCGGGCTAGGTGAAACACGCGATACTGTAGCGACAGGGGTAGAGATGTTTAACAAGTCTATGGATGAAGCACGTGCCGGTGAAAACGTCGGTCTTCTTCTTCGCGGTCTTGAAAAGACGGATATCGAGCGTGGAATGGTGTTAGCAGCTCCGGGTACTTGCACTCCTCATACTGAGTTCAAAGCGCCTGTATACGTGTTGACTAAAGAAGAAGGTGGCCGTAAGAAACCTTTCTTTACAGGTTATCGTCCTCAATTTTACTTCCGTACGACAGACGTAACCGGTACCATTGAATTGCCAGCAGGTGTAGAAATGGTGATGCCTGGTGATAACGTGGAAATTATCGTTAAATTAATTGCTCCAGTGGCCATGGAAAAAGGTATGCGCTTTGCTATTCGTGAAGGCGGACATACTATCGGTGCTGGTACAGTATCAGAGATTATCAAGTAAGTGTTAGTGTGAGTGTGTAGAGAAATAGGTGGGTAGCCTACAATTTTCTACACACTTACCTTAATGATGAGGGTGTGTAGCTCAGCTGGTAGAGCAGCGGTCTCCAAAGCCGCCGGTCGGGGGTTCGAATCCCTCCGCACTCGTAGTGAAGTAATCACAACGAGAGTATATTGGAGGTAAAATATGGTAGTCGAAGTAAAATCAATGGAAGCAAAGAAAAAACAACAGCCTGCCCTTAATACCTCTAAAAATAAAGAAACTGTGACGGCTAATAAAAAAATACAAGTAGCCGACTTTATTAGTGAAATTAAAGCTGAACTTAAACGTATTAACTGGACGAATCCGGAAGAATTAAAAACTTATACTCTTATTGTGGTCGGTGCCACATTTTTTTGTGGGATGGGTATATATTTTATGGATTTACTCATTCAAGCGTGCCTTTGGTTTTTAGAGTCGGCTTTGCGTTTAGTAGTTTAAGATTAATAACGGCGGTGGTAAATGCACAAATGGTATGTCGTACAGGTTTTCTCTACACATGAAAAAAAAGTCAAGAAAGCATTAGAGGAGCACCGAGACCTCAAAGGCATGAGCGAGCTTATCGAAAAAATATTGCTGCCCATTGAAAATGTTTCTGAGGTCAAAAAAGGACAACAGAAAATTATTGAAAGACGTTTATGGCCGGGTTATCTCCTTGTAAAAATGACTCTAACGGATGAATCTTGGCATTATGTTAAGCAGACTGCAGGAGTCATTGAGTTTTTAGGTGGAGACAAACCTACAGCCTTATCTGATGCTGAGGTTGAAGAAATTCTTAGAGATTTGGAAGATAAAAAACAAAAAGTTACTCAGCGCCACAAATTTGAAATAGGCGACAAAGTTAAAATTATCGATGGCGTATTCGTTAACTTTATTGGAACCGTCTCTGAAGTCTTCCATGATAAAGGCCGTTTGAGTGTATTAGTTTCTATTTTCGGGCGTGATACACGTGTGGATGATCTAGAATTTGTACAAGTGGAAGAAATTAACGAAGAAGCAGAATCAAGCTAGAGATCATAAAGAGATAGGGTTTTAAATAGCACTATCATGAAGATGTCAATAAGATAATATAAAATGAGTGTGACAGAAAACTCAGCTTTGATGCTTTAGCTGCTTCAGTTCCCTGCCTCGGGGTGTCACATGTTAAGATGAATGGTGGATAGAAGGAAATTATGGCAAAAAAAGTTGTTAAAATTATTAAGTTGCAAATTCCAGCAGGGAAAGCTAATCCAGCTCCACCTATTGGTCCAGCACTCGGTTCTGCCGGTGTGAATATTATGGCATTTTGCAAGGAATATAATGCTAAAACTCAGGCGATGGCAGGAGATATTTTGCCCGTCGTCATCACTGTGTATGCTGATAAAAGCTTCACATTTATTACAAAAAAGCCCCCTGTAGCAGAACTATTGAAAAAAGCAACAGGCGTAGCAAAAGGGTCGGCCGTACCTAATCGAGACAAAGTGGGCAAAATTACTAAGGCGCAAGCGTTAAAAGTGGCTGAAGAAAAAATTCAAGACATGAATGCACGCGATTTAGAAGCTGCTACACATATCGTTCTAGGAACGGCACGTTCCATGGGCTTAGAGTTAGTCGCTGAATAAACTTATAAACAAAAAGAGAATATGGGTCGCCAAAGCAAAAGAATTCGGGAGGCAGCAAAACAAGTGGATGTGACTAAGACATACACTGTTAAAGAAGCTGTCGAAATTTTAAAGAAATGTCCGCCTGTTAAATTTGATCAGACGCTTGACGTGGCTTTAAAAATGGGCGTGGACCCTCGTAGAACGGATCAACATGTCCGCGGAACTGTATCACTACCGAATGGTACAGGAAAAACGATTTCAATACTCGTTTTTGCCAGAGGTGAAAAGGTTAAAGAAGCCTTAGCAGCTGGAGCCGACTACGCAGGTGACGATGAACTTTTAGAAAAAGTTAGCGGGGGATGGAGCGGCTTTGATGCCGTTATTGCCACCCCAGATATGATGCGTGAAGTAGGTAAGTTAGGTAAAGTTCTTGGCCCTCGAGGACTCATGCCAACACCCAAAGCTGGCACCGTAACCACTGATATCGTTAAAGCTATTCATGAGCTCAAAGCCGGTAAAATTGAGTTCAAAGTGGATCGCCATGGAATGATTAACAATGGATTGGGTAAGCTGTCTTTTGCGCATGATAAACTTGAAGAAAACATAATGGCATTTTTGCATGCTGTGCAGAAGTCCAAACCAGCTGCAGCGAAGGGACAATTTATGAAGTCTGCGTACCTCTCCTCTACGATGGGGCCCGGCTTAAAAATCGACCTGCGTGCAATTGAGCAAGCTTAAAGGAGTTATTTTATGAGAGAAGAAAAGCAGCTCCTTTTAGATGAAGTACAAGATCATATTCAGAAAAATGATTCTTTTTTGATCATGCGCTACAGAGGCTTTACAGCTAATAAAGCTAACGAATTTCGTGGCGACCTAGCTAAGCAGGGTGGCTTCATTGAAGTTGTGCGTAAGCGTATTTTAGTGAAAGCAGCTAAAGCAGCAGGGCTTGATATAGATATAGACTCACTAGAAGGGCATATAGGAATTGTTTTGGCAGGGCATGAGCCGCTTGATACAGCAAAGTATGTATATAAGTTTAGCCAGGACAATGGTAAAGTTGTTGAAGTGATTGGTGGCCGTTTTGAAGGCCAACTGTACAATGCAGCTGAAATGGAGGCCTTAGCTAAGCTGCCCAATAAAGATGAAATGCGTGCGCAGCTACTTGGCGTTCTTCAAGCACCGATGTCTGAGACATTGGCAGTCATGGATGCAGTGTTGTCAAGCGTGGTTTACTGTTTGGACAATAAATGTAAGCAAGCCGGCGAAGATAATAATTAACCCATTAACATAAAGTTTTTAGAAATTAAAGAGGTAGTACTGTGAGTAAAAAAACAGAAGATTTAGTCAATACCCTCAGCGAATTGAGCGTATTAGAGATGTCTGAGTTGAAAACTATGCTTGAAGACAAGTGGGGCGTTAAGGCCGCTGCTGCTGCTGTGGCAGTTGCTGCACCTGCAGCTGCTGCGCCTGCTGCTCCAGAAGCAACTGATTTTCAAGTGACTTTGGTTGAATCCCCAGCTGATAAAAAAATCGGTGTCATTAAGGTTGTACGCGAGATTACAGGTCTTGGCTTAAAAGAAGCTAAAGAACTAGTAGACGGTGCTCCAAAAGTGGTCAAAGAAACAGCCCCAAAGGCAGAAGCTGAAGATATTAAGAAGAAGCTAGAAACTGCAGGTGCTAAGGTTACACTCAAAGGACTCTAAGAAAGTTTTTTTGAGTTTTATCACCCAGGTAGTGGAATTAATATTCCCCTACCTGGGCTCATCTATTTTTAAGTTTGGCTTTTTGGTATAGAATTAAAACTGTAAATTAGGAATTGATATTTTGGTTCTTGAAAAATATAGTCGATATATCCGTCCTTTATGGCTAGTGGTAGATACTATGAGTAAATATCAGTCTATCTTTAATTCCATACCTATCATCCAAACAATTAAGTTAAGTTACACAGGGAGACCTTCAGAATGTTGAAAAGGCCGCCGCAACGCATGAGTTTTATCAATAAAAAAGAAATTATTGATCTTCCGAACCTTATTGAAATCCAAATAAAATCTTACAATCAGTTCCTTCAAGCTAATAAGTTCGCGGATGAGCGCGAAAATATCGGTTTGCAGGAGGTGTTTAGCGAGCTGTTTCCTATTAAGTCTTATGACGAAAAGACTATTTTAGAATACATCTCTTATAGCCTTGGTGTTCCTAAGTATACTCCCGAGGAGTGTATTCGCCGAGGAATTTCTTATAACGTCACGCTAAAGGTTAAGTTCCGTTTAACAGACGAGACAGGGATCAAGGAAGAAGAAGTGTACATGGGCACTATCCCTGTAATGACGGATAAAGGTACCTTTATTATTAATGGTGCTGAGCGCGTAGTTGTTTCTCAGTTGCATCGCTCTCCTGGAATTAGCTTTGAGCAGGAGCGGCATACAAGAGGAAATGTTATCTATTCTTTCCGCATTATTCCTTATAGGGGAAGCTGGCTAGAAGGCGCATTCGATAGCAATGATCTTATCCATATCTACATCGATCGTAAGAAAAGACGTCGTAAGATTTTGGCCACAACTTTTATTCGTGCTTTGGGATACTCGACCAATACAGATATTATTGAAGAATTTTTTAGCACCCGCAAAGTTAAGATTAAAAACGAAAAAGAATTTGTTAAATATGTAGGTAAAATCCTTGCGCAAGACGTTATCGATGAAGATAGTGGTTTAATATTTGGTAAAGCAGCAGAAAAATTAACTACAGCCATGTTAAAGCGAATGATAGACTCAGGTATTGAAGTTATTCGTATTGCTGAAGATGCCGATGAAACAAGCCCTATCATTAAAATGTTAGCAAAGGATTCTACAGATTCCTATGAATCAGCTCTGAAAGATTTTTATCGCAAAATTCGTCCTGGTGAACCTGCTACTTTGTCGAACGCCCGTTCTGCTATTATGCGTTTATTCTTTGATCCCAAGCGCTATAATTTAGGCCGTGTAGGTCGTTATAAGCTTAACTCAAAATTGGGCCTGGAGCTTACTGATGAACAGCTCCAAACAGTCACTCTGACGAAAGAAGATGTGATTGGTGCTTTAAAGTATTTAATTCGTCTTAAGCAAGGTCGCGATGATGTTAATATTGATGATATTGACCATTTAGGTAATCGTCGCGTACGTTCTGTGGGCGAATTAATTCAAAACCAATGTCGTATTGGCTTGGCTCGTATGGAGAAAATTATTCGAGAAAGAATGAATCTTTTTGATCTGTCTTCGGATACCTTGACTCCTGGCAAAATTGTTTCCGCAAAAGGCCTTTCGGGTGTGCTTAAAGACTTCTTTGGTCGCTCACAATTGTCTCAGTTTATGGATCAAACTAACCCCATTGCTGAGCTTACCCACAAACGTCGTCTTTCTTCGCTTGGACCTGGCGGCCTGAATCGAGACCGCGCTGGCTTTGAAGTTCGCGACGTGCATACAAGCCACTATGGAAGAATTTGCCCCATTGAAACTCCTGAAGGCCCGAATATTGGTCTAATTACCTCTTTATCTTCTTTTGCTAAGATTAATGAGTTTGGTTTTATTGAAACCCCTTATCTAATTGTGCGAAATGGCATAGTCACAGAAGAGATCGAGTACATGACTGCAGATCAAGAAGAGCGCTGTGTAATTGCCCAGGCTTCTGCTACCCTGGATGAACATAATATGTTTGCTGATTCAATCGTATGGGCACGTTATCGCAGTGAACCGCTAGAAATTGAATCATCCCGAGTTACTCATATGGATGTTTCCCCCAAACAGTTAGTCTCTATTGTGACAGGATTAATTCCTTTTCTTGAACATGACGATGCTAACCGGGCTTTGATGGGCTCTAACATGCAACGTCAAGGTGTACCTTTGTTAAAACCTGAAGCGCCTTTGGTAGGAACAGGATTAGAAGCAAGAGCTGCAAGGGATTCTGGCGCCGTGGTAATAGCGCAAGAAGAAGGGGTTGTGGAGTATGTGGACGGTACAAAAATTGTCATTTCTCCTTTGGATAATCGGATGGAGAAAAAAGTTTATCTGTTGAAGAAATTTTTACGTTCTAACTCCGGTACCTGTATTAATCAGCAACCGCTTGTAGAAGTAGGAGATAAAATAAAAGCTGGCGATGTAATTGCCGACGGACCTGCCACAGACAAAGGTGAAGCTGCACTTGGGCGTAACGTACTGGTAGCCTTTATGCCTTGGTTTGGCTATAACTTTGAAGATGCCATTATCATTTCTGAAAAATTATTACGTGAGGATGCTTTCACTTCAATTTATATCGAAGAGTTTGAATTAACAGCTCGCGATACGAAATTGGGTAAGGAAGAGATCACACGCGACATTCCTAACGTATCAGAAGAGGCTTTACTTAATTTAGG
Coding sequences within it:
- a CDS encoding DUF2760 domain-containing protein translates to MRFLLAIKAFIKAWKEPTKALVFLDDSVKNLESIKQDYSHLRLLALLQQSGRLIDFLKEDIHAFTDAQVGAAVRQIHQECSKNLEELVTIRPIMLEKEGAMVTVPKGYDTTAIKVSGQVKGEPPYLGTIVHQGWKAHKRSLPMKMAEQASEIICPAEIEVKG
- a CDS encoding Hsp70 family protein → MVSSSHYIIGIDLGTTNCTLAYTQADDNSSVIHQFSIPQVMEATTLGESKALPSFLYFPLSEELSAIPLELADFFSSNKCVGSYARNRGAELPARLISSAKSWLCHPGINPHAPLLPTDLDEESSKISPLQACSELLRHMRLAWEKNMPQVPFKEQQILITVPASFDPRARQLVEEAAALAEYPAIILLEEPQAAFYAWLHRHAQKWRKILKVGDHILVVDIGGGTTDFSVISVIDQEGEVGLNRIAVGSHLLLGGDNMDLALAYLAKSKLEEQGHSIDGWQLKALTHACRQAKEQLFSAEPSQQVDITIMGRGRKLIANSLKTFITLPEAQELILQGFMPIVPLEERAHHEKRLGLQQIGLPYAQDARITCQLAKFLSMTGESESSSMDNFLMPTAVLFNGGTMKAEAFCQRVVEQLNYWATKMHRETVKVLADGDLDYAVSYGAVSYGLACRGQTIRIKSGTSRSFYVGVEEATLAVPGITPPLKAVCVVPFGMEEGSEQDLPDQEFALVVGQTATFRFFSHATKTLSSGIEPSVGTVVKNWKQELTELPSMEACLDRMEGDGKVINVKLKSRMTELGVLELWCVSADGRQWKLEFETRKEINPS
- a CDS encoding SufE family protein is translated as MSPTFERKQNELKALFAACPDEESKYKKIIEMGRTLTKLELHRKTSENIVKGCQSAMYLHSFLKEGNVYFEVESEALISAGLAALLVYVYNGETPESILTCAPTFLEDLGIRASLTPSRANGLYSVHLRMKQDALRLLTAK
- the infA gene encoding translation initiation factor IF-1 translates to MAKEDTIKLDGTVEELLPNMTFRVSLQNGLKVIAHLCGKMRMKNIRVLVGDVVTVEMSPYDLTKARIIFRQR
- the tuf gene encoding elongation factor Tu, with the protein product MAKQSFQRNKPHVNVGTIGHVDHGKTTLTAAITKVLAEAGGATFRDYASIDNTPEEKARGITINSTHVEYETDARHYAHVDCPGHADYVKNMITGAAQMDGAILVVAATDGAMPQTREHILLARQMQVPAIVVFLNKVDMLGESDQELLDLVELELHELLESKGYKDVPIVRGSALKALEGDEKYVEAVKQLMRTVDQQIPTPTREIDKPFLMPVEDVFSISGRGTVATGRVERGIVKLNDKLQLVGLGETRDTVATGVEMFNKSMDEARAGENVGLLLRGLEKTDIERGMVLAAPGTCTPHTEFKAPVYVLTKEEGGRKKPFFTGYRPQFYFRTTDVTGTIELPAGVEMVMPGDNVEIIVKLIAPVAMEKGMRFAIREGGHTIGAGTVSEIIK
- the secE gene encoding preprotein translocase subunit SecE, encoding MVVEVKSMEAKKKQQPALNTSKNKETVTANKKIQVADFISEIKAELKRINWTNPEELKTYTLIVVGATFFCGMGIYFMDLLIQACLWFLESALRLVV
- the nusG gene encoding transcription termination/antitermination protein NusG — protein: MHKWYVVQVFSTHEKKVKKALEEHRDLKGMSELIEKILLPIENVSEVKKGQQKIIERRLWPGYLLVKMTLTDESWHYVKQTAGVIEFLGGDKPTALSDAEVEEILRDLEDKKQKVTQRHKFEIGDKVKIIDGVFVNFIGTVSEVFHDKGRLSVLVSIFGRDTRVDDLEFVQVEEINEEAESS
- the rplK gene encoding 50S ribosomal protein L11, which encodes MAKKVVKIIKLQIPAGKANPAPPIGPALGSAGVNIMAFCKEYNAKTQAMAGDILPVVITVYADKSFTFITKKPPVAELLKKATGVAKGSAVPNRDKVGKITKAQALKVAEEKIQDMNARDLEAATHIVLGTARSMGLELVAE
- the rplA gene encoding 50S ribosomal protein L1; the encoded protein is MGRQSKRIREAAKQVDVTKTYTVKEAVEILKKCPPVKFDQTLDVALKMGVDPRRTDQHVRGTVSLPNGTGKTISILVFARGEKVKEALAAGADYAGDDELLEKVSGGWSGFDAVIATPDMMREVGKLGKVLGPRGLMPTPKAGTVTTDIVKAIHELKAGKIEFKVDRHGMINNGLGKLSFAHDKLEENIMAFLHAVQKSKPAAAKGQFMKSAYLSSTMGPGLKIDLRAIEQA
- the rplJ gene encoding 50S ribosomal protein L10; this encodes MREEKQLLLDEVQDHIQKNDSFLIMRYRGFTANKANEFRGDLAKQGGFIEVVRKRILVKAAKAAGLDIDIDSLEGHIGIVLAGHEPLDTAKYVYKFSQDNGKVVEVIGGRFEGQLYNAAEMEALAKLPNKDEMRAQLLGVLQAPMSETLAVMDAVLSSVVYCLDNKCKQAGEDNN
- the rplL gene encoding 50S ribosomal protein L7/L12, with translation MSKKTEDLVNTLSELSVLEMSELKTMLEDKWGVKAAAAAVAVAAPAAAAPAAPEATDFQVTLVESPADKKIGVIKVVREITGLGLKEAKELVDGAPKVVKETAPKAEAEDIKKKLETAGAKVTLKGL
- the rpoB gene encoding DNA-directed RNA polymerase subunit beta, with the protein product MKRPPQRMSFINKKEIIDLPNLIEIQIKSYNQFLQANKFADERENIGLQEVFSELFPIKSYDEKTILEYISYSLGVPKYTPEECIRRGISYNVTLKVKFRLTDETGIKEEEVYMGTIPVMTDKGTFIINGAERVVVSQLHRSPGISFEQERHTRGNVIYSFRIIPYRGSWLEGAFDSNDLIHIYIDRKKRRRKILATTFIRALGYSTNTDIIEEFFSTRKVKIKNEKEFVKYVGKILAQDVIDEDSGLIFGKAAEKLTTAMLKRMIDSGIEVIRIAEDADETSPIIKMLAKDSTDSYESALKDFYRKIRPGEPATLSNARSAIMRLFFDPKRYNLGRVGRYKLNSKLGLELTDEQLQTVTLTKEDVIGALKYLIRLKQGRDDVNIDDIDHLGNRRVRSVGELIQNQCRIGLARMEKIIRERMNLFDLSSDTLTPGKIVSAKGLSGVLKDFFGRSQLSQFMDQTNPIAELTHKRRLSSLGPGGLNRDRAGFEVRDVHTSHYGRICPIETPEGPNIGLITSLSSFAKINEFGFIETPYLIVRNGIVTEEIEYMTADQEERCVIAQASATLDEHNMFADSIVWARYRSEPLEIESSRVTHMDVSPKQLVSIVTGLIPFLEHDDANRALMGSNMQRQGVPLLKPEAPLVGTGLEARAARDSGAVVIAQEEGVVEYVDGTKIVISPLDNRMEKKVYLLKKFLRSNSGTCINQQPLVEVGDKIKAGDVIADGPATDKGEAALGRNVLVAFMPWFGYNFEDAIIISEKLLREDAFTSIYIEEFELTARDTKLGKEEITRDIPNVSEEALLNLGDDGIIRIGAEVKPGDILVGKITPKSETELAPEERLLRAIFGEKAADVKDASLTVPPGTEGVVMDVKVFSRRDRLSKTDDELVEEASRLKDIQKEYKAKLNEIRIERRERLGALLLNEMSPGTIVHRKTAEVVLEEGSLINQEMIEAIEKENIEDLLTPDNELFQTLKQILHDYTIAMQTLDTQYKTEVEHMRKGDTDLDPGIIRQVKVYVASKRKLQVGDKMAGRHGNKGVVSRIVREADMPYMEDGRPIEVILNPLGVPSRMNMGQLFETHLGFAARAAGIWVQSPVFEGFPEEKIWEMMRAQGMPGDGKFYLYDGCTGERFDNSVVVGYIYILKLSHLVADKIHARAVGPYSLVTQQPLGGKAQMGGQRFGEMEVWAAEAYGAAHVLQELLTVKSDDVSGRTSIYESIVKGDNLLKAGTPESFNVLIKEMQGLGLDVRTESVITE